gtggtggtggtggtggtggtggtggtgttggtgtttTCCGATCTGTTGTAAGCAAGTGGGCTTGTGCTTGTGGCAGTGGGCTTGTGctcgttgtgggttttttttccttttttttttttttggctgtggaCTGtcggtagtggtggtggtggtggtggtggtggtgttttcCGATTTGTTGTGGGCAAGtgggcttgtgtttgtgtttgtggtaGTGGGCTTGTGCCcgttatgggtttttttttttttttttttgttgctgtgGACTAccggtagtggtggtggtggttgtgcctGTGGTTGACGGTAGAGGTGGTTGAGGTtggtggtgtaatatttttttggtagtgaaatatattattttattgtagtaattataatattttattgtgatatttatattattttattatgttaaaagctaaaatagatacactgctgcagcatgtgtataggtaaaataaataaagtaacttttggtggagctaaattgctaaaaattcaACTCCActgttgtggatgctcttacacCATCTAAATCCAAAAGCAACTTATTGAATGTTTTTCTAAAATGTAAGGATAAAATGTTTTGCTACCCTCCAATTGAATGTGTTTATTGTGAACTTGCAATTCATAGGACTTGATCTATAGATGTGTAtaggtaaaatagaaaatatattcCAGGaagaatattttgtttttagttttaataaaattaatttagacGAAATggatatagaaaaaaaatatcattttaattttgaattaaatttatgtattttgggCCTTAAGCCCACAAGacatttttctataattaaaaaaaaagaaaaaaggcccACGAGACACTATCACATCAGAGGCTCAGACCTCAGACCTTAAACCCtaaccccttcttcttcttcagaatCTCCTTCTCCGCCTTCTCAAAACTCATACaccattttagagagagagagagagagagagagagagagatgaagattaaggaggaaaagaaaaaaagcaaaagtgttcaaaattccaaatccgaagaagtagaagaagaacaGCCTTCAATCACTGAACAAaataaactcaaacaaaaacaaaaacaattaccTTCTCATTCCGATTCTGATTCTGATCCTGATTACGGTTCTCCTTACGTTTCTGATTCTGAGGTAATtacttcctctctctctctctcaacttcgATACGCCACTGTTTGTCtggtaaaaaatatattttcttttgctttctcgagaaagttttgaaaacaatatttaattaaGGATTTGGTTACCTCTCTATTGTCAGTGAATTCGAGCTTACATACGCCATGGCTTtcacattaatatatatatatatatatatatttattttgaaaatttaggttCACGAATACACTTATTCTTCATCCGAGAGCTTTTGTTTTCTCTGTTGTATCATCTCCTGCCACCGGAATCTGGCCGTAGTGGCTATCGGAATGGAGTGGCATGCTTCATTTTCCGATAACAGCCATTTCTTCTTcaataatttttgaatcttATTAGAttcaaaattcatttaaaaaaaaaatttgagctctgtgtaaggaaaaaaatagtaaattattgaGCTTTTGAAGCTTAGGGTTTAGtatgaaaatgtaaaaagaaacTGAAAAGCATTGAACTGACTGAGCTTAATGCAGCTGTTAAAGGTTAGACGTGTTTTGAAGTATACAAGTAAACGGATTTTCGCGGCTTGTTGTTTGAGTTTATTCATTGtttctctgtttttgtttgctttAGAATGTTTTTAAGATAATTCAAGTCACCAGCTAGTTGCTTTGTTTACGTTGCATTTGGTTTTTACATATTAGGTATTATTTTACGTTTATTTCTTACGAGAATTTGATTGACGAGCTGGGTGGTGCAAATATATGGAGGAGTATATCTATGGAGTTTTGAATTTGTTGATAtgtcaataaaaatttatgggaTTTCTatgtttgttgaaatttatgAGTAAATTAGCTTTGGTGGTTCTAGGATTTTTCAGAGGATGGTGACTTTGATGGATCATTGAGTGATTCAGAAGCTGGAGAAAGTGGTTCATCTGGAGATGAGGTACACGGTAATTGTCTtcgttttgttttctttgtatgCTTAATTAACAGGAAAATGATGAAAAAGATAGGAGATAAAAATTATCAAGTTCAGTGAATGAAAAGGGAAATAGCTTTGAGTTAAGaagattaattttttgtatttatcaaTTTCATTATGTATTTTCATCAATTACGTGTGTAAGGATTCTTTTTGTTGCTTCATCTATTTAATTTGTGTTGATTCAAATCAATCTGAATAATCAAAGTGCAAATCTTACTATTACAAGTCTAATTTCTAGATCATTATATTATGCCTCTCTCCTGCGGAGGTTACATTTTTAATGTGTCATGATCAAACAAAAGGCCAgcatatttgaaaatttaattacttatcttttttctcttttttttggctactTTTACTCAAAAACTGTACAGAAATAAATAGGTTCTCTGCCCTTCATGTTTAATGTTGTGAAATTTCATGCTTCTCTGTAGCCTGAAAACTTTTGGTTTTGTGCTCtgcaatattttaatatttttggcaGGGTGTTGTCGACTCAGACGTTGATGATGGCTTGCACAGtgatcaagaaaatcaaagcaACAGCTCTGAATCCCATGAAGGAGTTGAAGAGAGTGATTCCTCTGAAGATGAGGTCTATTgctttatatattaatttagttcttttttggtgttgtaatgaataaaattttaaagttatcAAGTTTATCCTGTCCAACTGTAATATTCTTGTTTTTTTCAGGTGGCTCCTCGAAATACAGTTGGAGATGTTCCCTTGGTATGGTATAAGGATGAGGAGCATATTGGATATGACCTTAATGggaagaagataaagaagaGAACGCGAAAAGATAAAGTAGAATCATTTCTTGAAAGTGCTGATGACGCTAAAAATTGGTTAGTCTATTGatcaaaattatcatttttctcATTGTTACAGTCATTATTTCCTTGAAAGTACTGATGAAGAGTTCTAAGCCAAGGTCTTTTTGGGGaaactatatatatgattatggtgttattttattacttttcagGCTCAAGGTTTATGATGAGTATAATGATGAGGAAGTAGAGGTGACAAAAAAAGAGCTCAAACTTATTAATAGATTGCTCAAAGGAAAGGCACCACATTCTGACTTTGATCCTTATGCGGTGTGTAGTTGCCATTCATTCTGTGCTCTTCaatttcagatggatgtcaataTTGGCTTCTGACAAATAATATACTTAATTTTATGCttgaaatataattattattattatttttccaaatgCAGCCATATGTTGATTGGTTTAAATGGGATGATGCCAAGCATCCACTCTCAAATGCACCGGAACCGAAGAGGCGGTTCATTCCTTCAAAATGGGAAAGTAAGAAGGTATGGAATTTTGAATGTGTGGCTTCTTTTGTAATGTAAGATCATAGCCAGTTGGCAAAGTATGGGTGCTTTATTACTTCTTATACCTtagatttcattttccttttgatGATCAATGATCTCAAAACAAAGAAATGTTTGGACCTTTGAGTTGAATCAATCCATATTTTGTGTCCTGCACTTTCTTTTACGAATCACAGGTTGTTAAGCTTGTTAGAGCAATTCGTATGGGATTAATAAAGCGTGACAAGCCAAAAGAAGAACAACAATTCTATCATTTGTGGGGAGATGATTCCAGCTCAACAGAAAAGGCTAATCATTTATCTTTCATTCCCGCACCAAAGTCAAAATTGCCAGGTATTAGTTAAAGTCATCTTCtggattttataattttacattAGATAATTTATGTGAAGAAACTTGAGCAACAACTTTAATCTATATTTGCTTTTTAGGCCATGAAGAATCGTATAACCCTTCTTTAGAATACATCCCAACACAAGAAGAGATTAATTCTTATCAATTGATGTTTGAGGAAGATCGTCCTAAGTTTATTCCTAGAAGGTAATGCAAGATGTGATTTTGTGTAATAAATGtctatttttgtctctcttgTTTGATTGTTGAGCCTGAGACATCTAATCAATGTCAATTTGATTAGGTATACATCTTTGAGAAGTATCCCAGCATACGATAATGCTGTTAAGGATGTTTTTGAACGTTGTTTGGATCTATACTTGTGCCCTAGAGTTCGGAAGAAACGTGTAAGTGGGAGGCCCCAATTTGGGGAAAATACTTATTGGTTTTGTTTAGATTGCCTTGGATGGTCATTTTGCAAGattgtcaaatttttatgtTCTTCTAATCTTATAATGGtgatcaaattaattaaaagtgaTCCTATTTATGTCCCAGATTAATATTGATCCAGAATCTTTGAAACCCAAACTACCAAGTCGAAGGGATCTTAAGCCTTACCCTGTAACATGTTATCTTGAGTACAAAGGTCACAAGGACGCTGTTGTGTCAATTTCCATTGAAGCTTCTGGACAGTGGCTTGCTTCAGGTTTGGATGCAACTCATTGATTTTAATTGCATTTTTATTCAGGCAACTAGACAAGAGTTTAGTTGGATACGggtctcataattttttattgttcacAAAGGTTCGCTTGATGGAACTCTACGAATTTGGGAAGTTGAAACTGGTAGATGTCTTAGAGTCTGGGAGTTTGAAGAAGCAGTTAAATTTGTGGCATGGAATCCTCTGCGTGAGATTCCTATTGTAGCTGTCTCTGTGTAAGGCTTattaaattgatttattttttcttttctgggttaaaaaaaatgctgaaaaCTGCTTTGTCTGTCAGTGTAAATCAACTAGTGTATGTTTTTCAGGGGACAAGAGGTATTTATTTTGAATACTGGCTTAGGAGATGAAGAAGaacagaaaaatataaaaaaactccTCCATTTTGAGACACCTGTAGCGCCAGATGATTCTGGTCAGTATGAAATATCCGTTACTTTCAATATCCtagattaaattatttttttaactaaatctATATGAAATCAAAATATCTGACCTTTGCATGATATGTTTCATGAAATTAGGCGACAAGGTGTCCGTTGCAAGCTGGCATCAAGATGATAAGCATGAAGGAATCAGGTTAAGGCATTTTAAGGTACTTAAGCTTCTAAACCAACTACCCCGTCTGAAACCATTCCAGTCCTGCCTTTATCCTGATAGAGTAGACTCAATCCATTTAcggaatgaaaaatataattgttttatttgttcTGCTGTTACAGACAGTATCTTCAGTGGAATGGCATCGTAAGGGAGACTACTTTtcaacagtcatgccagctgatATCCTTTTTCCAGCCTTATTGATTACATATTACTATttcttagattaaaaaaaaatactatttctTATATGATATGCTTGAACAACTCTTCTATTTGTCAATTGAAAGTCTTCTGATATGTTCCTCTAGTCATGTAAAAATTAGGGATTCATGAGTTTGACCCCTTCTTTGATATATAGGATACCCTTACTGATGTCAAAACATCAATGCCCCTTTTGATTATTGATCTGTTGCATGTTCATTGTCTGAAGAGCAGGTCAGATAGTTCTTTTTATAAATCTGTTTGGTCCAATGGGCTTTTTTGGTAGGGGCAAGAATGTGAACTTGGTCATAGTTTTTAATCATGCTTTTTTTAGATGTGTTATTTCGGGATGAGGTATACCTAGATTGTTGGCAAGAAATTTTATAATCACCTTTATCTATATGCTTCTTTCTTAAACAGATCATAGTGGCTGTGTTGCCTCTGCCTGCTCAGCTTTTTAAGAAACTTTATTTAACAACTGAAGGTCGAACTTCAGTTTACCTAGTGAAGTTTTATTCAATACAATTAAATGCGGTTAAGTAAATGTGAAAAGCAATTTGTGGAAATATGATATAGACCTAGTGGCATGTGCACATACCTGCAGTTGCGCACACGCACACACCCACTGGTTGCATGCAGGGGTCCGAAATGAAGAAAGGTGTGCTTTAAATATGACATGCCATTATCTGAGCATGGAACTTTATCTAATTGATCATTTTTTGCTAGTTGAATGTGGTTTGATAAGTatggaattatttttttaaaatctcctTGGATTTTCTTGACTTTTTAATTACGCGAATCAAGAGCTGTTCTTATACACCAGCTCTCTAAGAAGCATACACAAAGAATTCCATTCAAGCTGCGTGGACTTCCAGTTTCATCTGTGTTCCATCctacaaaaaaaatctttttcatttcaACAAAGAAGAATATTCGTGCTTATGATCTGCAGAAACAAAAGCTTATCAAAAAGCTCGAGACTGGACTCCGTGAAGTCTCTTCCATTTCTGTTCATCCTGGGGGTATGTTTCCAATCTTATTTCCTTTATCACATCTTTACATTGtggataaaatttaattttattagattttcttttgttgatgtATTTTGGAAACAATCAAttgttattgtgatatttatctTCTCAATTTATCTGAGGATTGCTTTCCATGCAGGTGACAATATAATTGTGGGGAGCAGAGAGGGAAAATTGTGTTGGTTTGACATGGATCTTTCATCTAAACCTTACAGAATTCTAAAGTATGTTTCTGGACAAAACTATAAATGATTAGACATTAATGACAAAAGAACTTTCCATTTGAAAAATGTGCCTTTCCTCAATTTATATACTTTATTTGAGGTTTTTCTGCaatgattatgataattatcttcttctttttttcttttttctgtgaATTATCATTGATGTTATGGTAACAGGCACATTGATCATTTGATTGCAATTATTTAGAAAACAAATACTATGCAATCTACAATACATGTATCCTCCAATATATTTATGTCAGTATGGCAGTGAATTTCTCTAACATGTGTGGAAATTTCTCAGGTGTCATCCAAAAGATATTACCAATGTTGCCTTCCATCGCTCATATCCCCTATTTGCTTCATGCTCTGATGACTGCACTGCATATGTTTTTCATGGCATGGTTTATTCAGATCTCAACCAGAATCCTCTTATTGTCCCACTTGAAATTCTTAGAGGCCATACAAGCTCAAATGGGAGAGGTAAGAATTttcagcattttttattttttttgtctggTGGTTGAGTATGAAGGTGAAGATCTTAAAAGGAACAGcaatagttattaaaaaaaaaaatgaacagcAACAGTTTGactgattttattattatttttgtttactgGCAAGAGCTGAAGACATATAATTAAATACCGCCATTATATAACCCACCCACACACACATCAATAAGTATGTGAAACTCAAATGGGACCTTCTATAGTTCTATTGACCAAGTTTCTTTGTGAGAGGCTAACCAGTCTCAGTCTCTCAGCTCCAATCATGATCTTACTCTACAATAATCTGTTCACATAAGTCTGGATTTTGGCATGGCCTAGGGGTGACAGTATCAAGGCAAAACTAATTAAATGCCCTATCGTTTTATGTGTGATTTATTCTATCTAAATAGATGACacacaaattatttttggaCATTGCTTGTAAAGCATATACCGAGGTtccttatcccaaaaaaatataataataataataataatttaaaataaacagaTGTCACTCTAGTTAGTGTAGGAGTCTAATATTTTGGCATTcgatatgatttttattttaattccaCCTTCCAATATTGTTAGCCCTTTGGTTAATTCTAAGATACCCTAAATATAGTTTTCTTTGAAAAGTCAATGGATAAACTTTTAGTTACTTTCCTAACTTACGTTTTACTTTATTTGAAAAGTTAATACTggtttttcatttgtttattagAGTTTAAATTAAGTAGGATGGTTTGGAAATTTtatgttcttttatttgaatgaCGATGACTTTCTCCTagaaacttaaaattttctaaaataggaCCAAAAGTGTGGGAGATGAAGAAAGTATAATATTTTGTGTTTGCTTCTATATAGGGCTTTTGAATACGTCATACATATAATCTGTGTGTATCATGTCGAttagaaatttatataaatgCCATTGATTAATGGCTGTATTACAGGAGTAATGGATTGTAAGTTCCATCCAAGGCAGCCTTGGTTATTCACCGCTGGTGCTGATTCAGTGATCAAACTTTACTGTCATTAAGAGGGAAGAGTGACACGCACTGAAGTGCGCTGCAAACACGGTGATCATAGGGGATCCGTCTCCTGAGTCTCAGGAGAGAGACCTGAAGTTTTGTTGGCAAATATACTGTTTCATTGTTGGAGAGAAATTAATTGTTGCCTGAGTTTCTGGCTCTAGTTCAGTCTCATATGTGTTTGGTGAACATGATCCAATTATAATTTTTGACAAAGCATGTAACTTATAATTcagtttttgttattatttaattacaattttgGGAAGAATGTCccatatttttcttgaattcatgAACAATGAATGTGGAACATATGTAAGCACGTaacttatatattattattatacaaacCCATTGATTTTCACTCTTGCAGTGTGGAACAATGCAGTTTATAGACATAATCTCAAACGGTCTATTCCCAAGCAATGTTCAAATATGGTTGCATTCCAGAAAATGTTTCTCATTCACATTTCTGGCACTGTTTTGCACGGTGAAAGACTTTATAGCCTTTCTAGATTTAGATGACCAAATCACCTAGCTCGTTACACTCttcaatttgacaaaatttattttagctATCAATAAGCCACTAGCTGAGGTCCCAACTGAGTTACAAGTATGCAAACTTGTGTGTATAAAATCTGTGTTCTCTCGTTTCCATAATCCATTAGATCAATACACGCTTTCTTGACGCAAGACAGGTAAATCAACCAGCCACTGTATATGCTTGTCAAGCTCAAGACAAGATATAAAGCAAGCACAAAAAACAGATTGGAGAGTTGCTGTTTTATAGACCAAGCCATATaaattgcaaaaagaaaatttttagtttaagCAAAGCGAAGGCCTTTTAAATCCATTACATCGATTGGTATTTGCCCATTACAATTTGCAAAACCAAAATTTGCATGTTTCTTTTGCTTGTATTTGTTCTGGGGATGGAGGAAGCACAGACAACTTCTATTATAGTGTTGACAGGCCATGAAACTTTGACAGAGTCTTCTTTAAAGGTCTTAATTTTATATGTATGATAAATCCTGGATCTACACATTTTCAAACAAAGTATTTCCATATAACTCCTCAAACACCAATCATCCTTTTGGTTGAACCAAAATCAAGTTCAGATACTAATTAGGCCATAACAAATTTAACATTAAAGTTTGAACATGGAAATGGCTAACAGTTTCTTCAGCAAGCCTAACTTTCCATTAACAAGAATTTTCTCAACTTTGTTAGCCCACTAAATATTATAAAACTGTACATATTATATGAAACTATCACAAAAGTTTTACAGAGTTGTATAGACGCTCCTCACTTGCAAGATGCTGTGATAAAAATTCGCAAGAATAtaataggatttttattttttttggtttctcccTGGGATTTTACAGAAGTTGAACTGCTGCAATTGCTGGAATTTTCTCTCGCAATTTCTGTGTAACAGCAACACGAACAGTCATCACCCCTGCAGCTGGTCCTGTTATCCTTACTTTGACTATTGGTTCCTCAATTGCCACTAGTTCAAGAGATCCACCAGCTGCCCCTACCAGATAGGGCCTGATTTCTTCAAGAACCTGAAATGGACAAGACAAGTATGATAGACAAAACATTGAGACAAGCacctaaaaaatagagaaagaggaGGGTTGGAGAGGGTGGAGGGAGGATGAATTTGCAACCCCACCGTGGAGTAAGGAACATAAAAGCAAGCTTTGGCAacaactcaaaaacaaaacctacaTATGTCATAGGTGGTAGGGAGTCCACATGGTAGTTCAGCCATCAAAGAACAGATTCAATAGATTTAGCAGAAATTCTGAAATTCACTATTTAAGATTACACTCAACCCAAAAGAGAATCCTAGCTTTTAGCCAACGATAACTTAAGTTGCTTGGTAATGCATCACTATGATGTATCAACTATTTACAGATTTAGTTTTTCCAAGTCCTGAAGTTCTTAACTAAGCCCTACAACAAATGCTTTTACCTTATTTAATGAAATTCATCGTTGCCTCTCCAGAAAAACTACTTAAAAGCCAACAAAGATGAAGGACCCTCTTAATATCATCACTACAGCTTCGGCCCCTAGTGGCCGATCACATGGTAAGAGTCAAGTGACAGCGACGTTAACCTATTAGGTATCAATTCTGTATACTTCCATAGCCAACAACCAAGACTTTGGATATTTACTATAGAATGGTGTAAAAGAATACATATGGTTGAATCTTACAAGACTTTTAGAACTAAagtttggttgttgttgttatgaAACAATGTTTATGTTCCATATATTCAAAACTCACAACAGTTTGAATTAATGTATCTCCTTGATTCACCCTCTCTCAATTTTATTCCACTTGTTCAGCCCAAGTGAAATATGGCTTCTCGACTCTTACTCTCTCACACTTCTGTATGACAAGTATTATTGAAGGCAAAACCAGAAAAATAACACAATTTTTGCATTTCAGCAATGCAATACTATCTACGCAGTCCATTGGTATGGTAAAACAATTTACAAAGCATAGAGGGTGAAGGTTTGAGTGCTCTAATGGCTGTGATATAACTATAATGCATgaattttttactgaaaatgaAATACTACCTTCTCTATATTTTCTTCATTCAGCTCAAGGCCAGATTCTTCATCAGCTATTGGTTCCACTGCAACTATTTCAGGCATCTTTTCCATCAAACGACGCTCAATGCCCATTTTCATTGTCATAACAGAACTAGGACAAGAACCACAAGCTCCTTGTAGCTTCAACCGTACAACATTGCCATCAATCTCATGTAATGCCACATTTCCCCCATCTGCAATTAGATAAGGTCGGATTTCATCCAATACACTTTCAACATTCTCTGCAGTTAGTGGCAATTCCAAAGCTGAATTTGGAGTAGCAACAGCCTTCACAACTGTAAAATATGCAATCAGAGAAAACTTTTAAGATCCAATAGGTTAAAAGTGGAAAAGTGAAATCACGGCCAACCCACAAATGACCTAACACCGtccagagaaaaaaaatgaaaaacatttcattacacataaaacaaaaaccaattcTCAATTTTAAGCTTAACGTCTCCAGAGAAC
This DNA window, taken from Quercus robur chromosome 2, dhQueRobu3.1, whole genome shotgun sequence, encodes the following:
- the LOC126715951 gene encoding ribosome biogenesis protein BOP1 homolog isoform X2: MKIKEEKKKSKSVQNSKSEEVEEEQPSITEQNKLKQKQKQLPSHSDSDSDPDYGSPYVSDSEDFSEDGDFDGSLSDSEAGESGSSGDEVHDVDDGLHSDQENQSNSSESHEGVEESDSSEDEVAPRNTVGDVPLVWYKDEEHIGYDLNGKKIKKRTRKDKVESFLESADDAKNWLKVYDEYNDEEVEVTKKELKLINRLLKGKAPHSDFDPYAPYVDWFKWDDAKHPLSNAPEPKRRFIPSKWESKKVVKLVRAIRMGLIKRDKPKEEQQFYHLWGDDSSSTEKANHLSFIPAPKSKLPGHEESYNPSLEYIPTQEEINSYQLMFEEDRPKFIPRRYTSLRSIPAYDNAVKDVFERCLDLYLCPRVRKKRINIDPESLKPKLPSRRDLKPYPVTCYLEYKGHKDAVVSISIEASGQWLASGSLDGTLRIWEVETGRCLRVWEFEEAVKFVAWNPLREIPIVAVSVGQEVFILNTGLGDEEEQKNIKKLLHFETPVAPDDSGDKVSVASWHQDDKHEGIRLRHFKTVSSVEWHRKGDYFSTVMPAGESRAVLIHQLSKKHTQRIPFKLRGLPVSSVFHPTKKIFFISTKKNIRAYDLQKQKLIKKLETGLREVSSISVHPGGDNIIVGSREGKLCWFDMDLSSKPYRILKCHPKDITNVAFHRSYPLFASCSDDCTAYVFHGMVYSDLNQNPLIVPLEILRGHTSSNGRGVMDCKFHPRQPWLFTAGADSVIKLYCH
- the LOC126715951 gene encoding ribosome biogenesis protein BOP1 homolog isoform X1 codes for the protein MKIKEEKKKSKSVQNSKSEEVEEEQPSITEQNKLKQKQKQLPSHSDSDSDPDYGSPYVSDSEDFSEDGDFDGSLSDSEAGESGSSGDEGVVDSDVDDGLHSDQENQSNSSESHEGVEESDSSEDEVAPRNTVGDVPLVWYKDEEHIGYDLNGKKIKKRTRKDKVESFLESADDAKNWLKVYDEYNDEEVEVTKKELKLINRLLKGKAPHSDFDPYAPYVDWFKWDDAKHPLSNAPEPKRRFIPSKWESKKVVKLVRAIRMGLIKRDKPKEEQQFYHLWGDDSSSTEKANHLSFIPAPKSKLPGHEESYNPSLEYIPTQEEINSYQLMFEEDRPKFIPRRYTSLRSIPAYDNAVKDVFERCLDLYLCPRVRKKRINIDPESLKPKLPSRRDLKPYPVTCYLEYKGHKDAVVSISIEASGQWLASGSLDGTLRIWEVETGRCLRVWEFEEAVKFVAWNPLREIPIVAVSVGQEVFILNTGLGDEEEQKNIKKLLHFETPVAPDDSGDKVSVASWHQDDKHEGIRLRHFKTVSSVEWHRKGDYFSTVMPAGESRAVLIHQLSKKHTQRIPFKLRGLPVSSVFHPTKKIFFISTKKNIRAYDLQKQKLIKKLETGLREVSSISVHPGGDNIIVGSREGKLCWFDMDLSSKPYRILKCHPKDITNVAFHRSYPLFASCSDDCTAYVFHGMVYSDLNQNPLIVPLEILRGHTSSNGRGVMDCKFHPRQPWLFTAGADSVIKLYCH
- the LOC126715951 gene encoding ribosome biogenesis protein BOP1 homolog isoform X3, translated to MRYTGVVDSDVDDGLHSDQENQSNSSESHEGVEESDSSEDEVAPRNTVGDVPLVWYKDEEHIGYDLNGKKIKKRTRKDKVESFLESADDAKNWLKVYDEYNDEEVEVTKKELKLINRLLKGKAPHSDFDPYAPYVDWFKWDDAKHPLSNAPEPKRRFIPSKWESKKVVKLVRAIRMGLIKRDKPKEEQQFYHLWGDDSSSTEKANHLSFIPAPKSKLPGHEESYNPSLEYIPTQEEINSYQLMFEEDRPKFIPRRYTSLRSIPAYDNAVKDVFERCLDLYLCPRVRKKRINIDPESLKPKLPSRRDLKPYPVTCYLEYKGHKDAVVSISIEASGQWLASGSLDGTLRIWEVETGRCLRVWEFEEAVKFVAWNPLREIPIVAVSVGQEVFILNTGLGDEEEQKNIKKLLHFETPVAPDDSGDKVSVASWHQDDKHEGIRLRHFKTVSSVEWHRKGDYFSTVMPAGESRAVLIHQLSKKHTQRIPFKLRGLPVSSVFHPTKKIFFISTKKNIRAYDLQKQKLIKKLETGLREVSSISVHPGGDNIIVGSREGKLCWFDMDLSSKPYRILKCHPKDITNVAFHRSYPLFASCSDDCTAYVFHGMVYSDLNQNPLIVPLEILRGHTSSNGRGVMDCKFHPRQPWLFTAGADSVIKLYCH
- the LOC126715954 gene encoding nifU-like protein 2, chloroplastic is translated as MQTVVVNTASYCGRSHQALESSSSSSSSSSRSSKSCGSLFRTHVSLARGYNPVRRSSRCSVQSRSRSLVVKAVATPNSALELPLTAENVESVLDEIRPYLIADGGNVALHEIDGNVVRLKLQGACGSCPSSVMTMKMGIERRLMEKMPEIVAVEPIADEESGLELNEENIEKVLEEIRPYLVGAAGGSLELVAIEEPIVKVRITGPAAGVMTVRVAVTQKLREKIPAIAAVQLL